From the Paraburkholderia sp. PREW-6R genome, one window contains:
- a CDS encoding acyltransferase — MKLVGGSGPAKADRAIELDFVRGIAIIAVMGFHFHAVHTGNVLIQIIEYPLKNFGREGVNLFFTLSGFLVGGLLLRQYSEKGHVDAKRFIIRRIFRIWPAYYVLIAFHVLAGRHPLNSFLFQNLTHLQNYLGTSISQTWSLAVEEHFYLVLPALLLLFARMRLRAWTIVGILSGICAVVLIARCFAVAGGDLDGAFAYTQYRIDSLLVGVILAAIYWMKPEVYKQIAQRKWMLLTAVALLCAWLAFATKNLALDESVGYTIQAIGFAALIMFTLQYSGSLRKTWLYRGVAWIGLYSYGIYLWHSLALAPGDMVIRKATALGLPPSAIWIVALTFQFAFAIFIGYATTRAIEYPFLLLRNKLFPVKRSSAVRDDALPAAEDTAPVVANEVATVREETPQAAREETPLVHQDLPPVAGGQLS; from the coding sequence ATGAAATTAGTCGGCGGGTCGGGACCTGCAAAAGCGGACCGGGCAATCGAGCTCGACTTCGTCCGGGGTATCGCGATCATCGCGGTGATGGGCTTTCACTTTCATGCTGTTCACACCGGTAATGTCCTGATTCAGATCATCGAGTATCCGCTGAAGAACTTCGGCCGTGAAGGCGTCAATCTGTTCTTCACGCTGAGCGGCTTTCTGGTTGGCGGCCTGTTGCTTCGACAGTACTCGGAAAAAGGCCACGTCGACGCGAAACGCTTTATCATCCGGCGGATTTTCCGCATCTGGCCTGCTTATTACGTGCTGATTGCGTTCCATGTACTGGCGGGGCGCCATCCGTTGAACAGCTTTCTGTTCCAGAACCTGACCCATCTGCAGAACTATCTCGGCACTTCCATTTCGCAGACATGGAGTCTCGCGGTCGAAGAACATTTCTATCTCGTGCTGCCTGCGCTTTTGCTGCTGTTCGCCCGGATGCGACTGCGCGCGTGGACCATTGTGGGCATTCTCAGCGGGATCTGTGCGGTAGTGCTCATAGCGCGCTGTTTTGCGGTGGCGGGCGGCGACCTCGATGGCGCATTTGCCTATACGCAATACCGTATCGACAGTTTGCTCGTCGGCGTGATTCTCGCGGCGATCTACTGGATGAAGCCGGAAGTCTACAAACAGATCGCGCAGCGCAAGTGGATGCTGCTCACTGCGGTGGCGCTGCTTTGCGCATGGCTTGCGTTCGCGACGAAGAACCTCGCGCTCGACGAAAGCGTCGGCTACACGATTCAGGCCATCGGCTTTGCAGCGTTGATCATGTTCACGCTGCAGTACTCGGGTTCGTTGCGCAAGACGTGGCTGTATCGCGGCGTAGCGTGGATCGGTCTCTACTCCTATGGAATCTACCTGTGGCACTCGCTTGCGCTCGCGCCTGGCGACATGGTGATCCGCAAGGCGACTGCGCTCGGTCTTCCGCCGAGCGCGATCTGGATCGTCGCGCTGACGTTCCAGTTCGCCTTTGCGATTTTCATTGGTTACGCTACGACGCGTGCAATCGAGTATCCGTTCCTGCTGTTGCGCAACAAACTGTTCCCGGTGAAGCGCAGCAGCGCGGTGCGTGACGACGCGCTGCCGGCTGCGGAGGACACAGCGCCGGTCGTTGCCAATGAGGTCGCCACTGTGCGCGAGGAAACGCCGCAAGCAGCGCGCGAGGAGACGCCGCTCGTCCATCAGGATTTACCGCCGGTAGCGGGCGGGCAGTTATCCTGA
- a CDS encoding glycosyltransferase WbuB, translating into MKILIYGLNYAPELTGAGKYTAEMAVLLASRGHDVRVVCAPPYYPHWRVAKGFAWWRYRHEVLDGVSLYRAPLWVPSKPGGVKRMLHLASFAVSSLPLLAWQALWRPDAAMLIAPTLMCAPGMLMLARATRASAWLHIQDYEVDAAFDLGLLKSSRAARVARWLESGLLKRFDAVSSITRQMSTRAASKGVDPSRVVCLPNWVDVATIFPLEQPSKYRLELNIPPEQKVILYSGNIGAKQGIETLADAAALLADRSDLTFVFCGDGAAKADLMKRCTGLTNCLFLPLQPFERLNELLNLADIHVLPQRGDAADLVMPSKLTGMFASGRATVAMARRGTALYEAVAPRGVVVPPDDAKELVAAITVLADDSQRRALLGQAGREYAERELSPESTIRTFEDRLSLFYRQDLRGKSVKTAPSYFEPRPAPVAAPQAPATAEEGAPE; encoded by the coding sequence ATGAAGATCCTGATCTACGGCCTGAACTACGCGCCTGAACTGACAGGGGCGGGCAAATACACAGCGGAAATGGCCGTGCTGCTGGCAAGCCGTGGACACGACGTGCGCGTTGTGTGCGCACCGCCTTATTACCCGCATTGGCGTGTGGCGAAAGGTTTCGCCTGGTGGCGTTACAGGCATGAAGTGCTCGACGGCGTGTCGCTGTACCGCGCGCCGCTCTGGGTGCCCTCCAAACCGGGCGGCGTGAAGCGCATGCTGCACCTCGCAAGCTTCGCGGTCAGTTCGTTGCCGTTGCTGGCGTGGCAGGCGTTGTGGCGTCCTGACGCGGCGATGCTGATCGCGCCTACGTTGATGTGCGCACCCGGCATGCTGATGCTCGCACGCGCGACGCGGGCGAGTGCGTGGCTGCACATTCAGGATTACGAGGTCGATGCGGCATTCGACCTCGGCCTGTTGAAAAGCTCGCGCGCCGCGCGCGTGGCGCGGTGGCTCGAGAGCGGCTTGCTCAAGCGCTTCGACGCCGTATCGTCGATCACGAGACAGATGAGCACGCGAGCCGCGTCGAAGGGGGTGGACCCGTCGCGCGTCGTGTGTCTGCCCAACTGGGTAGACGTGGCGACCATCTTCCCGCTCGAGCAGCCGAGCAAATACCGGCTTGAACTGAACATCCCGCCCGAACAGAAAGTGATTCTGTATTCGGGCAACATCGGCGCGAAGCAAGGCATCGAAACGCTCGCGGACGCTGCCGCGCTGCTGGCCGATCGAAGCGACCTGACTTTCGTTTTCTGCGGCGACGGCGCGGCGAAAGCCGATCTCATGAAGCGCTGCACCGGACTGACGAACTGCCTGTTCCTGCCGTTACAGCCGTTCGAGCGCCTCAACGAGTTGCTTAATCTCGCGGACATTCACGTACTGCCGCAACGCGGCGATGCCGCGGACCTGGTGATGCCGTCCAAACTCACCGGAATGTTTGCGAGCGGCCGCGCTACCGTGGCAATGGCACGGCGCGGCACGGCGCTTTATGAGGCAGTCGCGCCGCGCGGCGTGGTGGTGCCGCCGGACGATGCGAAGGAACTGGTCGCGGCGATCACCGTGCTTGCCGACGACTCGCAACGCCGCGCGCTGCTCGGCCAGGCAGGGCGCGAGTATGCGGAGAGGGAGCTGTCGCCGGAGTCCACGATCCGGACCTTCGAAGACCGGCTGAGCCTCTTCTATCGCCAGGACCTGCGCGGCAAGAGCGTGAAAACCGCGCCGTCGTATTTCGAGCCGAGGCCCGCACCCGTCGCCGCGCCGCAAGCGCCGGCTACTGCAGAGGAAGGCGCGCCGGAGTGA
- a CDS encoding GMC family oxidoreductase produces MFIDTRTVEQNSVVETTVCIIGGGVAGITLALEMSRAGVDTCLLESGGFAPDDETRDLYRGENTGLPYRFADGSRSRYFGGSSNCWGGWCRPLDPWDFEKRDWIPHSGWPFGLDELAPYYARTHQLLQLGPQNFDPAYWEREIGRPDVRRIPLSTGDLRDTVAQFSPPLRFGKVYRDELANSKRVRVFLHANVLNIDANPQGTSITRVKVGTFTGRRISVSAKIFVLATGGIENARLLLASNNVQAAGLGNANDLVGRYFMDHPRMMSGKVRMRPGVARNKLYDIKYHYQNVAVSAHGTKISSQFAPTEQWMKREQLLNSRVWLYSRWYGEGSAGSEALIRCKEALMGKDQPGRSMKADIATMAAHPLDTVGFGLTRLLQWPALITGVTLQAIVEAVPDPDSRVTLSPDKRDRFGMPRVRVDWRLGDQVQRTFDKTFGLLAQELQLSGVADTVLDAPLEGRTWPAKLEGTWHHMGTTRMHDSPREGVVDRNCKVHGMSNLYIGGSSIFPTVGANFPTITIAALSLRLAGHLVKQLDLPDVIGNTRYEAANSSSMSIQSPHVDTLPIAAATLTPLMKEQ; encoded by the coding sequence ATGTTCATCGATACTCGCACTGTTGAGCAAAACTCGGTTGTTGAAACAACGGTCTGCATCATCGGGGGTGGTGTTGCAGGCATTACGCTCGCGCTGGAAATGTCGCGTGCAGGCGTCGACACATGCCTGCTCGAAAGCGGCGGATTTGCGCCCGATGACGAAACCCGCGATCTGTATCGCGGCGAAAACACCGGGCTCCCCTACCGATTCGCCGACGGCTCGCGCAGCCGCTATTTCGGCGGCAGCAGCAACTGCTGGGGCGGTTGGTGTCGGCCGCTCGATCCGTGGGATTTCGAGAAGCGCGACTGGATTCCGCATAGCGGCTGGCCATTTGGCCTCGACGAACTTGCGCCCTATTACGCACGCACGCATCAGCTGTTGCAACTCGGCCCGCAGAATTTCGACCCCGCTTACTGGGAGCGCGAAATTGGCCGTCCCGATGTGCGCCGCATTCCGCTGAGCACCGGTGATCTGCGCGACACCGTTGCGCAATTCAGCCCACCGTTGCGCTTTGGCAAGGTGTATCGCGACGAACTCGCCAATTCGAAACGCGTTCGCGTGTTTCTGCATGCCAATGTGCTCAACATCGACGCCAATCCGCAAGGCACGTCGATCACCCGCGTGAAGGTCGGCACGTTCACCGGGCGACGTATCTCGGTGTCCGCCAAGATTTTCGTGCTGGCTACGGGCGGCATCGAGAACGCGCGGTTGCTGCTCGCTTCGAACAACGTGCAGGCCGCGGGTCTCGGCAATGCAAACGATCTGGTGGGCCGCTACTTCATGGACCACCCGCGCATGATGTCGGGCAAGGTCCGGATGCGTCCGGGCGTTGCGCGCAACAAGCTGTACGACATCAAGTATCACTACCAGAACGTCGCGGTGTCCGCGCACGGCACGAAGATTTCTTCGCAGTTCGCGCCCACCGAGCAGTGGATGAAGCGCGAGCAGCTGCTGAACTCGCGCGTGTGGCTCTATTCGCGCTGGTATGGCGAGGGCAGCGCAGGCTCGGAGGCGCTGATCCGCTGCAAGGAAGCGCTGATGGGCAAGGATCAGCCCGGCCGCAGCATGAAGGCCGATATCGCGACCATGGCCGCGCATCCGCTCGACACGGTGGGTTTTGGTTTGACGCGGCTGTTGCAGTGGCCTGCGCTGATCACGGGCGTGACGTTGCAGGCGATCGTCGAGGCCGTGCCCGACCCGGACAGCCGGGTCACGCTGTCACCCGACAAGCGGGACCGCTTCGGCATGCCGCGCGTCCGCGTGGACTGGCGCCTCGGCGATCAGGTGCAGCGCACGTTCGACAAGACGTTCGGGTTGCTCGCGCAGGAGTTGCAACTGTCGGGCGTGGCGGACACGGTACTGGATGCGCCGCTCGAAGGCCGCACCTGGCCTGCGAAGCTCGAAGGGACGTGGCACCACATGGGCACGACCCGCATGCACGATTCGCCGCGCGAGGGCGTGGTCGATCGCAACTGCAAGGTACACGGGATGAGCAACCTGTATATCGGCGGCAGCTCGATCTTTCCGACGGTGGGTGCGAATTTCCCGACCATCACGATTGCCGCGCTGTCGTTGCGTCTGGCGGGTCATCTGGTCAAGCAGCTCGATTTGCCGGATGTGATCGGCAATACGCGTTACGAGGCCGCGAACAGTTCGTCCATGTCGATACAGTCGCCGCACGTGGACACACTGCCGATCGCCGCAGCCACGCTGACGCCGTTGATGAAGGAGCAGTGA
- a CDS encoding GDP-L-fucose synthase, with amino-acid sequence MDKQARIFVAGHRGMVGSALVRRLSAAGYANVITRTRAELDLTDQAAVDRFFESEQIDVVLLAAARVGGIFANASRPGEFIYENLVIETNVIHAAYRAKVKRLVFFGSSCIYPKACPQPIREEYLLSSPLEPTNEAYAIAKIAGLKLCEAYNRQYSTQYVSLMPTNLYGPNDNYDLNSSHVLPALLRKAHEAKMKGEPTLAVWGSGTPRREFLHVDDLAAATLFVLEQNVTEGLFNVGVGQDLSIRELAECICKVVGFEGELVFDASKPDGTPRKLLDVSRLIAMGWHATIGLEEGIAATYRDFIATHAGSVPAAAMQA; translated from the coding sequence ATGGACAAACAGGCACGCATCTTCGTCGCGGGGCACCGCGGCATGGTCGGCTCCGCGCTGGTGAGACGCCTGAGCGCAGCGGGTTACGCAAATGTGATCACGCGCACGCGGGCGGAACTCGACCTGACCGATCAGGCGGCCGTGGACCGCTTTTTCGAAAGCGAGCAGATCGACGTGGTGCTGCTTGCGGCCGCGCGCGTGGGCGGCATTTTCGCCAACGCGTCGCGCCCGGGTGAGTTCATCTATGAAAACCTGGTGATCGAAACCAACGTGATTCACGCCGCGTACCGCGCGAAGGTAAAACGGCTGGTGTTTTTCGGCTCGTCCTGCATTTATCCGAAGGCGTGTCCGCAGCCGATCCGCGAGGAGTACCTGCTGAGTTCGCCGCTCGAACCGACGAACGAGGCCTACGCGATCGCGAAGATCGCCGGTCTGAAGCTGTGCGAAGCGTACAACCGCCAATACAGCACGCAGTATGTGTCGCTGATGCCGACGAACCTGTACGGCCCGAACGACAACTACGATCTGAACAGCAGCCACGTGTTGCCGGCGCTATTGCGCAAGGCGCACGAGGCGAAGATGAAGGGAGAGCCGACGCTGGCCGTTTGGGGATCCGGCACGCCGCGCCGCGAGTTCCTGCATGTCGACGATCTCGCAGCGGCGACCCTCTTTGTGCTCGAACAGAACGTGACGGAAGGGCTCTTCAACGTGGGCGTGGGGCAGGACCTGTCGATCCGCGAACTGGCGGAATGCATCTGCAAGGTGGTGGGCTTCGAGGGCGAACTGGTGTTCGATGCGTCGAAACCCGATGGCACGCCGCGCAAGCTGCTCGACGTGTCGCGCCTCATTGCGATGGGCTGGCACGCGACGATCGGCCTTGAAGAAGGCATCGCGGCCACCTACCGGGATTTCATCGCCACGCACGCCGGTTCGGTGCCGGCTGCCGCCATGCAGGCCTGA
- a CDS encoding DapH/DapD/GlmU-related protein, whose amino-acid sequence MGNIADDPHIGRVPKSNIAHDDVRVIDLSLAGKGNYRAKRGALIELIWFVLEACVINNKLLPFSGVRVALLRLFGAKIGTGCRFVHPVRVKAPWNLEVGDKCWFGVDVWIYNQAPIRIGSNVCISQGTFLTAGSHDMSTTMDLRVAPIVIEDGVWITSKCVVQMGVTIGRSAVVTPMSVVHRSLEPGGVYGGNPCRFIRNRFDSVA is encoded by the coding sequence ATGGGTAACATAGCCGACGATCCGCACATTGGACGCGTGCCGAAAAGCAACATTGCGCACGACGACGTTCGCGTCATCGACCTGAGCCTCGCCGGCAAAGGCAACTACCGGGCGAAGCGCGGCGCGCTGATCGAGCTCATCTGGTTCGTGCTCGAAGCATGTGTGATCAACAACAAACTGCTGCCTTTTTCCGGCGTGCGCGTCGCGCTGCTGCGCCTGTTCGGCGCGAAGATCGGTACCGGCTGCCGCTTCGTGCATCCGGTGCGCGTGAAGGCGCCCTGGAATCTCGAAGTCGGCGACAAATGCTGGTTCGGCGTGGATGTGTGGATCTACAACCAGGCCCCGATCCGCATCGGTTCGAATGTCTGCATCTCCCAAGGCACGTTCCTCACGGCCGGCTCCCACGACATGAGCACGACGATGGATCTGCGCGTCGCGCCGATCGTGATCGAAGACGGTGTCTGGATCACGTCGAAATGTGTCGTGCAGATGGGCGTGACCATCGGACGCTCCGCCGTCGTGACGCCGATGTCCGTCGTGCATCGGTCACTCGAACCGGGGGGCGTGTATGGCGGAAATCCTTGCCGTTTCATCCGCAACCGTTTTGATTCCGTTGCCTGA
- a CDS encoding glycosyltransferase, with amino-acid sequence MKILHLLASVDPRDGGPVEGVSRSGVAMQAAGHTIEVATCDTPGATYLAAFPFPVHAFGPTRNRYSYSERLAPWIAENARRFDAVIVHGLWQYHGLAAWKALRNSNVPYYVYAHGMLDPWFKQAYPLKHLKKWLYWPWAEYRVLRDARAVIFTTEEERTRARESFWLYRANERIVPFGTIVPPLDAAAVREAFLKKMPDLRDKRIVLFLGRVHAKKGCDLLIDAFARVANRDPALHLVIAGPDETGWMTSLRAQAKAAGISQRVSLPGMLQGELKWGAFHASDVFVLPSHQENFGVAVAEALGCGLPALISDKVNVWREIDMDGAGLVAADTVDGTEKNLLRWLEMDRAAREAMRVQAARTFNSRFRIETMAAALTALLETNGGHDDRHPAPLTTFREATPQGR; translated from the coding sequence ATGAAAATCCTCCACCTTCTTGCAAGTGTCGACCCGCGCGACGGCGGTCCGGTTGAAGGCGTTAGCCGCAGTGGCGTGGCAATGCAGGCAGCCGGCCATACGATCGAGGTCGCAACGTGCGACACGCCCGGCGCGACCTACCTCGCCGCGTTTCCGTTTCCAGTGCATGCGTTCGGGCCGACGCGCAACCGCTACAGCTACAGCGAGCGCCTTGCGCCGTGGATCGCCGAGAACGCCCGCCGCTTCGACGCCGTCATCGTCCACGGGCTTTGGCAGTATCACGGTCTCGCAGCGTGGAAAGCGCTGCGCAACAGCAACGTGCCTTACTACGTGTACGCGCATGGCATGCTCGACCCGTGGTTCAAGCAGGCCTATCCCCTCAAGCATCTGAAGAAGTGGTTGTACTGGCCGTGGGCCGAATATCGCGTGCTGCGCGACGCACGTGCCGTCATCTTCACGACGGAAGAAGAGCGAACCCGCGCACGCGAATCGTTCTGGCTCTATCGGGCAAACGAACGCATCGTGCCATTCGGCACGATCGTTCCGCCGCTCGACGCGGCAGCCGTGCGCGAAGCATTCCTGAAAAAAATGCCGGATTTGCGTGACAAGCGGATCGTGCTGTTTCTCGGACGGGTGCATGCTAAAAAAGGCTGCGATCTGCTGATCGACGCATTTGCGCGCGTGGCGAACCGCGATCCGGCGCTGCATCTGGTGATCGCCGGTCCCGATGAAACCGGCTGGATGACCAGCCTGCGCGCGCAAGCGAAGGCTGCCGGCATCTCGCAGCGAGTCAGCCTGCCCGGCATGCTGCAAGGTGAGCTCAAGTGGGGCGCTTTCCATGCGAGCGACGTGTTCGTGCTGCCTTCGCATCAGGAAAACTTCGGTGTGGCCGTGGCGGAAGCGCTCGGCTGCGGACTGCCAGCGCTGATCTCCGACAAGGTCAACGTGTGGCGCGAAATCGATATGGACGGTGCGGGGCTGGTAGCCGCGGATACCGTCGACGGCACGGAAAAGAATCTGCTGCGCTGGCTCGAAATGGATCGCGCGGCGCGTGAGGCCATGCGCGTGCAGGCTGCTCGCACGTTCAATTCGCGCTTCAGGATCGAAACGATGGCGGCCGCATTGACCGCTTTGCTGGAAACGAATGGCGGTCACGACGACCGCCATCCCGCTCCACTCACCACGTTTCGCGAGGCGACGCCGCAAGGCCGCTGA
- the gmd gene encoding GDP-mannose 4,6-dehydratase, with translation MKRKIALITGITGQDGSYLAELLLEKGYDVHGIKRRSSLFNTDRIDHLYRDPHDPEQRLFLHHADLTDSTSLLRVIQRVEPDEIYNLAAQSHVAVSFEEPEYTANADGLGALRILEAIRILGLQNKTRFYQASTSELYGLVQQVPQSETTPFYPRSPYAVAKMFAYWTTVNYREAYGLYACNGILFNHESPVRGETFVTRKITRAVARIAVGMQKTLYLGNLSALRDWGHARDYVEMQWRMLQQEQPEDYVIATGVQYSVRQFVQHAAAELGVTVRFEGTGVDEVGIVEKVEGREIKMSPGDVIVRVDPRYFRPAEVETLLGDPSKAHAKLGWQPTTSFAQLVKEMVRSDYQIARRDALVTLAGFTALEHHE, from the coding sequence ATGAAACGCAAGATCGCGCTGATTACCGGCATTACCGGACAGGACGGGTCGTACCTGGCCGAGCTGCTTCTCGAGAAGGGCTACGACGTACACGGCATCAAACGCAGGTCGTCCCTGTTCAATACAGACCGGATCGATCATCTTTATCGTGATCCCCATGATCCGGAGCAGCGGCTCTTTCTGCATCACGCGGACCTGACCGACTCGACGAGCCTGCTGCGCGTGATCCAGCGTGTCGAACCGGACGAGATTTATAACCTCGCGGCGCAAAGCCACGTTGCGGTGTCCTTCGAGGAACCGGAATATACGGCCAATGCCGATGGCCTCGGCGCGCTGCGGATTCTCGAAGCGATCCGGATTCTCGGCCTGCAGAACAAGACGCGCTTCTACCAGGCTTCGACCTCCGAACTGTACGGTCTCGTGCAGCAGGTTCCGCAGTCGGAGACCACGCCGTTCTATCCGCGCAGCCCGTACGCGGTCGCAAAGATGTTTGCGTACTGGACCACGGTGAACTATCGCGAGGCTTATGGTCTTTACGCGTGCAACGGCATTCTGTTCAATCACGAGTCGCCGGTGCGCGGCGAGACGTTCGTCACGCGCAAGATCACGCGCGCGGTCGCCCGTATCGCGGTCGGCATGCAAAAGACGCTGTATCTCGGCAACCTGTCCGCGCTGCGCGACTGGGGCCATGCACGTGATTACGTGGAGATGCAATGGCGCATGCTGCAACAGGAGCAGCCGGAGGATTACGTCATCGCCACGGGTGTGCAGTACAGCGTGCGTCAGTTCGTTCAACATGCGGCCGCTGAGCTCGGCGTGACCGTGCGCTTCGAAGGCACCGGCGTGGACGAAGTCGGCATTGTCGAAAAGGTGGAAGGGCGCGAGATCAAGATGTCGCCGGGCGACGTGATCGTGCGGGTCGATCCGCGCTATTTCCGCCCCGCCGAGGTCGAGACGCTGTTGGGCGATCCGTCGAAGGCGCATGCGAAGCTCGGATGGCAGCCGACCACGTCGTTCGCGCAACTGGTCAAGGAAATGGTGCGCTCCGACTATCAGATTGCACGCCGTGACGCGCTTGTCACGCTGGCCGGTTTCACCGCGCTTGAACATCACGAGTGA
- a CDS encoding glycosyltransferase: MATDAMEQDYVLIVEPNLTGHRWRYVEWTMQACAEAGYPCIFVTECANEDHRLARQISEANRPDQQIAFVDPEELPRRSLRGSNQYSRFHHYFKRVHKIISRMQSIRLVVVPYADYFFYGLPFLGSPFGDTPWIGITMRSTFHHHKVGIKAPDRPLVNAIKALIFRRAVRTTGLRTLLTIDPTLPEWAARHASKGSAKVAYVADPFPDEHAEDPALARARLGLAPDQRYLLVYGAITERKGIYELVHALTRMDKAPALIVAGEQDAGTRHFMRNHIRSLNPPPVVLDSFISNEMERDLFSACDAVWLGYKGHYGMSGVLVQAYRFGKPVIATEDGLIGWFSRRCELGPVMSDLSSASIGKAITETMTSWPHEPQHVPPAREDLMSRHTLGQFKQTLLQQMA, translated from the coding sequence ATGGCGACCGACGCGATGGAACAAGACTACGTCCTGATAGTGGAACCCAATCTCACGGGGCATCGCTGGCGCTATGTCGAGTGGACCATGCAAGCGTGCGCCGAGGCGGGCTATCCGTGCATTTTCGTCACTGAATGCGCGAATGAAGATCACCGGCTCGCGCGGCAGATCAGCGAGGCTAATCGCCCGGATCAGCAGATCGCCTTCGTCGATCCTGAGGAACTGCCTCGCAGAAGCCTGCGCGGCTCCAATCAGTACTCGCGCTTTCATCACTACTTCAAGCGCGTGCACAAGATCATCAGCCGCATGCAGTCGATCCGTCTCGTGGTCGTGCCCTATGCCGACTACTTCTTTTACGGGCTGCCCTTTCTCGGTTCGCCATTCGGCGATACGCCCTGGATCGGCATCACCATGCGCTCGACCTTTCATCATCACAAGGTGGGCATCAAGGCGCCCGACCGTCCGCTCGTCAACGCGATCAAGGCGCTTATTTTCCGGCGTGCGGTCCGCACCACGGGCTTGCGCACGTTGCTGACGATCGATCCCACGTTGCCGGAATGGGCCGCGCGTCATGCATCGAAAGGCAGCGCGAAAGTGGCCTACGTGGCCGACCCATTTCCCGATGAACATGCCGAAGATCCGGCGCTGGCGCGCGCGCGTCTCGGCCTCGCGCCCGATCAGCGATATCTGCTCGTGTACGGCGCCATTACGGAAAGGAAGGGCATCTACGAACTCGTTCATGCGCTCACACGGATGGACAAAGCTCCCGCGCTGATCGTGGCAGGCGAGCAGGACGCGGGCACGCGGCACTTCATGCGCAATCACATCCGCAGTCTGAACCCGCCGCCCGTCGTGCTCGATTCGTTCATTTCGAACGAGATGGAGCGCGATCTCTTTTCCGCCTGCGACGCCGTCTGGCTCGGCTACAAAGGTCACTACGGCATGAGCGGCGTGCTCGTGCAGGCTTACCGGTTCGGCAAGCCCGTGATCGCCACCGAAGATGGTCTGATCGGCTGGTTCAGCCGGCGCTGCGAGTTGGGACCGGTGATGAGCGACCTGAGTTCGGCTTCGATCGGCAAGGCGATCACCGAGACAATGACGTCGTGGCCGCATGAACCGCAACACGTGCCCCCGGCGCGTGAAGACCTGATGTCGCGCCACACGCTCGGCCAGTTCAAGCAGACGCTGCTTCAGCAGATGGCCTGA
- a CDS encoding glycosyltransferase family 4 protein, whose protein sequence is MTASVTIFHNVVWSRHKGVVFSALHNISASGAIRYSMVQIADTEHDRIGFSDVDYSYHRYPMQKLFDGCYEDVPTMKMIARLTWEVLRAKSDLIVLPGYHRPEYWAMLAACIVTGKRRAVFCDSTARDRPKKLLTSIPKRVFFSLCDGYFGFGERSREYLMSLGAKREKIFIPCQAAALPGSFSPERALVERTAARAGNEPVFLYVGRLSEEKGIGTLIEAFAGVRRRIPAAKLRIVGTGPMAAALHTKVAELQLTDAVTFVGSLQDEPLTREYYGATCMVLPSYSEPWGLVVNEALAHGCPAVVSESCGCVPELVIDGVSGYAFTAGDVAGLQRTMLKAMEAFADAGGTARRCMDVIRRFDPPSAAANIARGCALMLSD, encoded by the coding sequence ATGACAGCGTCAGTCACGATCTTCCATAACGTCGTGTGGTCGCGCCACAAGGGCGTTGTGTTCTCTGCGTTGCACAATATTTCGGCATCCGGAGCAATTCGTTACTCGATGGTGCAGATCGCGGACACGGAGCACGACCGCATCGGCTTCTCCGATGTCGACTATTCGTATCACCGTTATCCGATGCAGAAGCTGTTCGACGGCTGCTACGAAGACGTGCCGACCATGAAGATGATCGCGCGGCTCACGTGGGAAGTGCTGCGCGCCAAGTCGGATCTCATCGTACTGCCCGGTTATCACCGTCCGGAGTATTGGGCAATGCTCGCCGCCTGCATCGTCACCGGCAAGCGTCGCGCGGTGTTTTGCGATTCCACCGCACGTGACCGGCCGAAGAAACTGCTCACCTCCATTCCAAAGCGCGTGTTCTTTTCGCTGTGCGACGGCTATTTCGGCTTCGGCGAACGCAGCCGCGAATACTTGATGTCGCTCGGTGCGAAGCGCGAGAAGATTTTTATCCCGTGTCAGGCCGCGGCGTTGCCCGGCTCATTTTCGCCCGAGCGTGCGCTGGTGGAGCGTACCGCTGCGCGCGCGGGCAACGAACCGGTGTTTCTGTACGTGGGGCGCCTGTCGGAAGAGAAGGGTATCGGCACGTTGATCGAAGCGTTCGCGGGCGTGCGTCGGCGCATACCCGCGGCGAAGCTGCGCATCGTGGGTACGGGACCGATGGCCGCCGCACTGCACACCAAGGTGGCCGAGCTTCAATTGACCGATGCGGTGACATTCGTCGGCAGCCTTCAGGACGAGCCGCTCACACGCGAGTATTACGGCGCCACGTGCATGGTGTTGCCGAGCTACAGCGAACCGTGGGGCCTCGTCGTCAACGAGGCGCTCGCGCATGGCTGCCCGGCGGTGGTGAGCGAGAGCTGCGGTTGCGTGCCCGAACTGGTGATCGACGGCGTGAGCGGCTATGCGTTCACTGCCGGCGACGTGGCCGGATTGCAGCGCACGATGCTCAAGGCAATGGAGGCGTTTGCCGACGCCGGGGGCACGGCGCGCCGCTGCATGGATGTGATTCGCCGCTTCGATCCGCCGTCTGCCGCAGCCAATATTGCCCGCGGTTGCGCGCTGATGTTGAGCGACTGA